The following coding sequences are from one Haloplasma contractile SSD-17B window:
- a CDS encoding metal-sensing transcriptional repressor, producing the protein MTHEDKQLINLLKTSKGQIDGILKMIENDRYCVDISKQILAVQSMLKKANLRILEGHINSCVKEAFSEGKGDEKVSEVIDILGKYIK; encoded by the coding sequence ATGACACATGAGGATAAACAATTAATTAATTTATTAAAAACATCTAAAGGACAAATTGATGGAATATTAAAGATGATTGAAAACGACCGTTATTGCGTTGATATCTCAAAACAGATACTAGCCGTACAATCCATGCTAAAAAAAGCAAACCTTAGAATTCTAGAAGGACACATTAATTCTTGTGTAAAAGAAGCGTTTAGTGAAGGAAAGGGCGATGAAAAGGTTAGTGAGGTCATTGATATATTAGGTAAATATATTAAATAA
- a CDS encoding restriction endonuclease — translation MAGSKYVKFYETELFMWVLLFLYTPIGLLLLWFKQHYNALIRIIITMVFLIIYLQFERYYTDITGFVIVLTFVGLLILNYERKKRIRKMALIDLYNIKGNKKIKDKLLNFIKKYDAPTCNYNQLIYFERYIEKQNALSYTRKWFKSNDQVYVETVFKKLDFYTEVKVKLAEDKIKQIENYYNDYFSLLYKHVKGEYKLKSDVGGLFLVWRLVRTYSVMHYANKFHKKYDYEFKHLNPTSFNDYIKQYITLDYLDNSEEAYDLTMFIYYLMVYGPLEDKKIYDLLTCYKKVKKTIGKENKKRRETYFFEGITNGYLKSVELEPLEKIETLHDDVSDKRFIMYINDLLMKLGYWFEDCTECEEVDVDFIIENNDVRYGAFILYCKPNVEEIKREQVEWIIDMLKNQQLRNGIVITNGFFDKLVIELAYKNNITLWNRDVLLEKEKLVKEESLTQNRVLNKPVEKITINEIDIMTGLEFEKYLAELFRQKGYKTLLTGIRDFGVDLIIEKNGQRFGVQAKRSKDSVSVDAVYQINAGLKKYDLSRGYVITNSTFTTPAKNIAAVNEIILWDRKRLKEEIVEAFGRHSYF, via the coding sequence ATGGCAGGCAGCAAGTATGTGAAATTTTATGAGACTGAATTATTTATGTGGGTTTTATTATTCTTATATACGCCAATAGGGTTGCTTCTTTTATGGTTTAAACAACATTATAATGCATTAATCCGTATCATAATTACTATGGTTTTTTTAATCATATATCTTCAATTTGAAAGGTACTATACAGATATTACGGGATTTGTCATTGTATTAACATTTGTTGGATTACTGATCCTAAACTATGAACGAAAAAAAAGAATCAGAAAAATGGCTTTAATTGACTTATATAACATAAAAGGAAATAAAAAAATAAAAGACAAGTTATTAAACTTTATCAAAAAATATGATGCTCCAACTTGTAATTATAATCAACTAATCTATTTTGAACGGTATATTGAGAAACAGAACGCCTTAAGCTATACTCGGAAATGGTTTAAATCAAATGATCAGGTCTATGTAGAAACGGTATTTAAAAAATTAGATTTCTACACTGAAGTAAAGGTTAAGTTAGCTGAAGATAAAATAAAACAAATCGAGAATTATTATAATGATTATTTTAGCTTACTCTACAAGCATGTGAAAGGTGAGTATAAATTAAAAAGTGATGTAGGTGGCTTGTTTTTAGTATGGCGATTGGTTAGAACCTATTCAGTAATGCATTATGCAAATAAGTTCCATAAAAAATATGATTATGAATTTAAACATCTTAACCCGACATCATTTAATGATTATATTAAACAATACATAACGTTAGATTACTTAGATAATAGTGAAGAAGCGTATGACCTTACCATGTTCATCTATTATCTAATGGTATATGGACCGCTTGAAGATAAAAAAATCTATGATCTATTAACCTGTTATAAGAAAGTTAAAAAGACAATAGGAAAAGAGAATAAAAAACGCCGTGAAACTTATTTCTTTGAAGGAATTACAAATGGTTATCTCAAAAGTGTAGAGCTTGAACCACTAGAGAAAATAGAAACACTACATGATGATGTCAGTGATAAGCGTTTTATTATGTATATAAATGACCTACTAATGAAGTTAGGCTATTGGTTTGAAGATTGTACAGAGTGTGAGGAGGTAGACGTAGATTTCATAATTGAAAATAATGATGTTCGGTATGGGGCATTTATACTGTATTGTAAACCTAATGTAGAAGAAATAAAAAGGGAGCAAGTAGAATGGATCATTGACATGCTTAAGAATCAGCAATTACGAAATGGTATTGTAATAACAAATGGGTTCTTTGATAAATTAGTAATTGAATTAGCTTATAAAAATAATATTACGCTATGGAACCGGGATGTACTCTTAGAAAAAGAGAAATTAGTAAAAGAGGAATCGTTAACTCAGAATAGAGTGCTAAATAAGCCTGTTGAGAAAATAACCATCAATGAAATTGATATAATGACCGGACTAGAATTTGAAAAATACTTAGCAGAGCTCTTTAGACAAAAGGGGTATAAGACACTATTAACAGGCATAAGAGATTTTGGTGTCGATCTCATCATTGAGAAAAATGGACAGCGATTTGGGGTTCAAGCTAAACGATCTAAGGATTCTGTTAGTGTAGATGCAGTCTATCAGATTAACGCTGGTCTAAAGAAATATGATTTATCACGTGGTTATGTAATTACTAATAGTACATTCACAACACCCGCTAAAAATATTGCAGCAGTTAATGAAATTATTCTCTGGGACCGAAAACGCCTTAAGGAAGAGATTGTTGAAGCGTTTGGAAGACACAGTTATTTTTAA
- a CDS encoding GtrA family protein — protein sequence MKLIHNFIVKLDIKEFLRFVMVGVLATGINYIVYYTLQRSGVNINISYTAGFVVSFIFNYFASNLFTFKTKPNLKRGLSFGVAHVINFLTQLALLNLFVLIGLSKTLAPLPVYMISVPLNFLFVRYALKRK from the coding sequence ATGAAATTAATACATAATTTTATAGTTAAACTAGACATTAAAGAATTTTTGCGCTTTGTAATGGTAGGGGTACTTGCAACTGGGATTAATTATATCGTTTATTACACCTTACAACGTTCTGGTGTCAATATCAATATTAGTTATACAGCAGGATTTGTCGTTAGTTTTATATTTAATTATTTTGCATCAAATCTATTCACATTTAAGACAAAGCCAAATCTAAAAAGAGGCCTTTCATTTGGAGTTGCCCATGTCATTAATTTCTTAACTCAATTGGCACTTCTTAATCTGTTTGTGCTGATCGGTTTAAGTAAAACACTTGCTCCACTCCCTGTTTACATGATTTCTGTTCCACTTAACTTTTTGTTTGTACGTTATGCTCTGAAAAGGAAGTAA
- a CDS encoding YfhO family protein: MIKDKLLTVCTRTRVLTTKFLNHRFTRKVNEIFFTTHSYKKTLFLALFYVFLFYLPFTFMTFFLDHVVFFQLDHLYQFSNLIFDLKSRLLDFNFSTWDHKNALGYDYFANFYYIPLDFSTLPFLVLPFLANHKLLWLSFLIKILAGTAIFSYLLKLYKLSFKTILITSILYGSADLFFSQNVFPTFTGLIFYIPLLLVSIEFIIQKKNFWFFSLTIFQLFLFNFYWAWPLTLFMALSMLVRYVLAFIVLPRRANYKYFTLCLIKSILFYLIGLGMASFFILPILNIMSNEPRMNELIEINRENMWEVLFKFDTMVYLKTFFKMLVPNLFAYSGFFYDDTDSYWLPTNHIIIYSSIMSSFTLLHFIIVPSSVIKKKIKRANYKIYTVLRVVTLLTTVMLFIPGIAFVFSATTTAYLRWFVFYGTLLIINFAFLFEYKLINRYLLSLFMLASAGYIWFALEFNGNQGPSTFHNTDATISKVSIVIYLIIAIWLMIYRKRMNVSLTVTLFIEKVALMILIFALCVSSGYSSGVLHNSKYAGVTKELLRRNQGQSELTLTHDFLYYNEKRDLHPLRNMPYTFESNNVYGNYNVFHSLINPYFTFYHRNSNHSRSYNVMNVPYFYYRFTEPTQFLLSTNNDSPVHHFTYTPGSALVDSQQVDDFNSTVSLYRTGTDLSLGSGFTTYYSEDDGNKHAYLWLKSAYVQDEDVIENLLKLGIDYNDKTDNILMYRSYNQTSIKEYDFEHYYSPYKFSEIEFELDADESEALIVKYSSASSKSVKGLFIIDQNDDLYRCYNRFCHVPENGIKKVIVGYKKSNEHFNPKVIDLYTVKQSKLEKQMLQLKKYSTYDVDIDGNTITSKVINDQPLIMVYRIGYAKGWNVYVDGKKVESFPAHEGMLGFTLESTGEHEITMKYETPGLRNGIFISTGSFLIFGLLVYSWLKNKNKGAIVDEINT; encoded by the coding sequence ATGATTAAAGATAAATTATTGACAGTTTGCACACGGACTCGTGTACTAACAACTAAATTCTTAAACCACAGATTTACTAGAAAAGTAAATGAAATCTTTTTCACTACTCATTCCTATAAAAAAACATTATTCTTAGCACTTTTCTATGTGTTCTTATTTTATCTACCCTTTACATTCATGACTTTTTTTCTAGATCACGTTGTCTTTTTTCAACTCGATCACTTGTATCAATTTTCTAATCTCATTTTTGATTTAAAGAGTCGTTTACTCGATTTTAACTTTTCTACCTGGGACCATAAAAATGCGCTTGGTTATGATTACTTTGCAAATTTTTATTACATCCCTCTAGACTTTTCCACACTGCCGTTCCTAGTTCTTCCTTTCCTAGCAAATCATAAATTATTGTGGCTTTCTTTTTTAATAAAAATATTAGCTGGTACTGCTATATTTTCATATTTATTAAAACTTTATAAACTTAGTTTTAAAACAATCTTAATTACATCTATATTATATGGGTCTGCCGATTTATTTTTTTCGCAGAATGTCTTTCCTACCTTTACCGGTCTAATTTTTTATATACCACTACTATTAGTATCTATAGAGTTCATTATTCAAAAGAAGAATTTCTGGTTCTTCTCCCTTACAATTTTTCAACTCTTTCTTTTTAACTTCTATTGGGCTTGGCCGTTAACATTATTCATGGCATTATCTATGCTAGTTCGATATGTATTAGCATTTATTGTTCTACCACGAAGGGCTAATTACAAATACTTTACTCTATGTCTTATAAAAAGTATTCTATTCTACTTAATTGGACTTGGTATGGCTAGTTTCTTTATACTCCCTATACTAAATATCATGTCAAATGAACCAAGAATGAATGAATTGATCGAAATCAATCGGGAGAATATGTGGGAGGTTTTATTTAAATTTGACACGATGGTTTATTTAAAGACTTTCTTTAAGATGTTAGTTCCTAATCTGTTTGCCTATAGCGGTTTTTTCTATGACGATACAGATTCATATTGGTTACCGACAAATCATATTATTATTTATTCAAGTATTATGTCCTCTTTCACTCTACTTCATTTTATTATTGTTCCAAGTTCTGTGATAAAAAAGAAGATAAAAAGAGCAAACTATAAAATCTATACCGTACTAAGGGTCGTTACTCTGTTAACAACAGTGATGCTGTTTATTCCTGGAATTGCTTTTGTTTTTTCAGCTACTACTACAGCTTACTTGAGATGGTTTGTCTTTTACGGTACATTACTCATTATTAATTTTGCATTTCTATTTGAATACAAATTAATAAATCGATATTTACTAAGTCTATTCATGTTAGCATCCGCAGGGTATATATGGTTCGCCCTTGAGTTTAATGGAAATCAAGGACCTAGTACTTTCCATAATACCGATGCTACTATTTCAAAGGTTTCTATTGTAATCTACCTTATAATTGCCATATGGTTAATGATTTATCGTAAGCGAATGAATGTTTCACTAACCGTTACCTTATTTATTGAAAAAGTTGCGCTCATGATTTTAATTTTTGCTTTATGCGTCTCAAGTGGATATTCATCTGGAGTCCTTCATAATTCTAAGTACGCGGGAGTCACAAAAGAACTTCTTAGACGAAATCAAGGACAGTCTGAACTTACGTTGACTCATGACTTTCTTTATTACAATGAGAAACGCGACTTGCATCCTTTACGTAACATGCCATATACCTTTGAATCAAATAATGTCTATGGTAATTACAATGTATTTCATTCATTAATTAATCCCTACTTTACATTTTACCATCGAAACTCGAATCACTCCCGATCTTACAACGTAATGAACGTACCCTATTTTTATTATCGGTTTACTGAGCCAACTCAGTTTTTACTTTCAACAAATAATGACTCACCTGTTCATCATTTTACGTATACACCCGGAAGTGCGCTAGTTGATTCTCAACAAGTAGATGATTTTAATTCCACTGTTTCACTTTATCGCACAGGTACTGACTTATCACTTGGTTCTGGTTTTACAACCTATTACTCAGAAGATGACGGAAACAAACACGCTTATCTTTGGTTAAAGTCAGCTTATGTACAGGACGAGGATGTTATAGAGAATCTTTTAAAGCTAGGAATTGATTATAACGACAAGACGGATAATATACTCATGTATCGTTCATACAATCAAACAAGCATTAAAGAATATGACTTTGAACATTACTACAGCCCCTATAAGTTTAGTGAAATCGAATTTGAATTAGATGCTGATGAAAGTGAAGCGTTAATTGTAAAATATAGTTCAGCAAGTTCTAAATCGGTTAAAGGACTATTTATAATTGATCAAAACGATGATTTATACCGCTGTTATAACCGTTTCTGTCATGTTCCTGAAAATGGCATTAAGAAGGTCATCGTAGGCTATAAAAAATCAAACGAACATTTTAATCCAAAAGTGATTGATTTATATACTGTCAAACAGTCAAAGCTTGAAAAACAAATGCTGCAGTTAAAAAAATATTCGACGTATGATGTTGATATTGACGGGAATACGATTACTTCAAAAGTTATAAATGATCAACCGCTCATCATGGTTTATCGTATCGGTTATGCTAAAGGATGGAATGTGTATGTAGACGGTAAGAAGGTCGAGTCGTTTCCTGCACATGAAGGAATGCTAGGATTTACCTTAGAATCTACTGGTGAACATGAAATTACTATGAAGTACGAAACACCCGGTTTAAGAAACGGTATATTTATATCAACAGGTTCGTTCTTAATCTTTGGTTTACTCGTCTACAGTTGGCTTAAAAACAAAAATAAAGGAGCAATAGTGGATGAAATTAATACATAA
- a CDS encoding glycosyltransferase family 2 protein → MNKKIRLSIIVPCFNEGKSIDLFYKGVKRHINDLDVNYELIFINDGSRDDTKERVELLHEQDPKVALIDFSRNFGKEAAMLAGLHFSKGEYVVIMDADLQHPPQLLKEMVDTLNLEPYDAVAAIRRNNKTKGKGDPLLRRIFSKNFYLFVNKMSDVDLKEGATDYRMMKRKVVNSLLAIKEYNRFSKGLFEWVGFKTKYIEYRDVERVAGKSSWSYFSLINYAIEGITSFSTVPLKFASLIGVLSAFVSFLYLAFVITDKVINGNDVSGWATIVSLILFLGGITLISLGVLGEYIGRIYNEVKRRPNYIINEHLTSNVNHEE, encoded by the coding sequence ATGAATAAAAAAATACGATTATCTATTATTGTTCCCTGTTTTAATGAAGGCAAATCAATCGATCTGTTTTATAAGGGAGTTAAAAGGCATATAAATGATCTAGACGTAAACTATGAATTAATTTTTATTAATGATGGTTCACGTGATGATACGAAAGAAAGAGTTGAGTTATTGCATGAACAAGACCCTAAAGTAGCGCTAATCGATTTTTCAAGAAACTTTGGAAAAGAAGCGGCAATGCTCGCTGGCCTCCATTTTTCAAAAGGCGAATATGTTGTGATTATGGATGCTGATTTACAACATCCCCCGCAGCTACTTAAAGAAATGGTAGACACATTAAATTTAGAACCTTATGATGCAGTCGCTGCTATTAGAAGAAACAATAAGACAAAAGGAAAAGGTGACCCTCTACTAAGACGCATTTTTTCTAAGAACTTTTATTTATTTGTCAATAAGATGAGTGATGTAGACTTAAAAGAAGGTGCCACAGACTACCGTATGATGAAACGGAAGGTCGTTAATTCGTTACTTGCTATTAAGGAATACAACCGTTTCTCAAAAGGTTTATTTGAGTGGGTTGGGTTTAAGACTAAATATATTGAATATCGCGATGTAGAGCGAGTAGCCGGTAAGAGTTCATGGAGTTACTTTAGCTTAATTAATTATGCGATCGAGGGGATTACATCATTTTCAACTGTTCCACTTAAATTTGCTAGTTTAATTGGTGTGTTAAGTGCATTCGTTTCATTTTTATATCTAGCTTTTGTAATCACCGATAAAGTCATTAACGGAAATGATGTTTCTGGTTGGGCAACAATTGTATCATTAATTTTATTTCTAGGTGGTATTACGCTGATATCACTCGGAGTTTTAGGTGAGTATATAGGAAGAATCTATAACGAAGTCAAAAGAAGACCCAATTACATTATAAATGAGCACTTAACTAGTAATGTTAATCATGAGGAATAG
- a CDS encoding phosphotransferase enzyme family protein has product MNETIIKDIKDNVIPQLIEVLNIKIDTLTEIGGYQNHVYQYSEADQEFIIRITTSTHRIISEIEEEIQFINTLYQNRVSVPQVITSIHRNSVLTFHTNANTYYVTIFEKVDALNWTEYKQTSQTFYKAGKELGRIHEVSKKLKNKINRHSYKENQFIKDVYNEIPDKHIQERLTKLLDELDGLSKNEDEYGLVHGDYNFANILYQEHDCLTVIDFDECEYNWYIYDVAVYLFYYLLGGNPNKMNKEPNEELFKHFITGYRTECTISVDWISKLPLFLRLREFILLSSIYKNFSMSNLAPWQAAFVQAAEFRILNNKPFIELDYVKLFEDL; this is encoded by the coding sequence ATGAACGAAACTATAATTAAGGATATAAAAGATAACGTAATTCCCCAACTAATTGAGGTACTAAACATAAAAATAGATACATTAACAGAAATTGGCGGCTATCAAAATCATGTTTACCAATATAGTGAGGCCGATCAAGAATTCATTATAAGAATCACGACAAGTACTCATCGCATTATATCTGAAATAGAAGAAGAGATTCAGTTTATAAACACATTGTATCAAAATAGAGTCAGTGTACCGCAGGTGATTACATCTATCCATAGAAATTCTGTATTAACGTTTCACACTAATGCAAACACGTATTATGTTACGATATTTGAAAAAGTAGATGCATTAAACTGGACAGAATATAAACAAACCAGTCAAACCTTTTACAAAGCGGGTAAAGAGCTAGGTAGGATACATGAGGTATCAAAAAAACTTAAAAATAAAATCAACCGACACTCATATAAGGAAAATCAGTTTATAAAGGATGTTTATAATGAAATACCAGATAAACACATTCAAGAACGACTTACAAAACTATTGGATGAACTTGATGGACTATCAAAGAATGAAGATGAATATGGACTGGTCCATGGGGATTACAATTTTGCAAATATCCTTTACCAGGAGCATGACTGCTTGACTGTGATCGATTTTGATGAATGTGAATATAACTGGTACATTTATGATGTTGCAGTATACCTCTTTTATTATTTGTTAGGAGGAAATCCTAACAAAATGAATAAGGAACCGAACGAGGAATTATTTAAGCACTTTATAACTGGATATCGGACTGAATGTACAATATCAGTTGATTGGATCTCAAAACTACCACTTTTCCTTCGGCTACGAGAGTTTATTTTACTGAGTTCTATTTATAAAAACTTCAGTATGAGTAACTTAGCTCCATGGCAAGCTGCATTTGTTCAAGCCGCAGAGTTTCGTATTTTAAATAATAAACCTTTTATAGAGCTTGATTATGTAAAGTTATTTGAGGACTTATAA
- a CDS encoding ABC transporter ATP-binding protein codes for MTEMKLSQSEQSEVLSAISIKELHKNFGDNKVLNGIDLEVKQGEIIGYIGPNGAGKSTTVKLILGLIDDYEGEVKILGKDIKGDVDYKRKIGYVPEAADIYDNLTAREYLTFVGELYGMSIELVDKKAFALMDLFGIKDVYDSRMSSFSKGMKQKVLIVSSIIHNPDILFLDEPLSGLDANSVMVVKELLAKQALKGKTIFYSSHIMDVVERISNRIIIINNGKVLADGSFDDLKRESKEGSLEEIFNELTGFKQHKEIAEQMMAIIEEGE; via the coding sequence ATGACTGAAATGAAACTTAGTCAATCAGAGCAGTCTGAAGTTCTATCTGCGATTTCAATTAAGGAACTGCATAAGAATTTCGGGGACAACAAAGTATTAAATGGAATCGACTTAGAAGTTAAACAAGGCGAAATTATTGGATATATAGGGCCAAATGGTGCCGGGAAGAGTACTACCGTTAAATTAATACTGGGATTGATCGATGATTATGAAGGAGAAGTTAAAATTCTGGGGAAAGATATAAAAGGAGATGTTGACTATAAAAGAAAGATTGGATACGTACCTGAGGCAGCGGATATTTATGATAATTTGACAGCTCGAGAATATCTTACTTTTGTTGGTGAACTATATGGAATGTCGATTGAATTAGTTGATAAAAAAGCATTCGCATTAATGGATTTATTTGGAATAAAAGATGTCTATGATTCGAGGATGTCATCGTTTTCTAAAGGTATGAAACAGAAGGTGCTAATTGTATCGAGTATAATTCATAACCCTGATATTTTATTTTTAGATGAACCCCTTAGTGGATTAGATGCAAACAGTGTGATGGTAGTGAAAGAACTACTTGCTAAGCAAGCTTTAAAAGGGAAAACAATCTTTTATTCATCACATATTATGGATGTAGTTGAGCGTATTAGTAATCGTATTATTATCATTAATAACGGAAAAGTTTTAGCAGATGGTAGCTTTGATGATTTAAAAAGAGAAAGTAAGGAAGGAAGCCTTGAAGAGATATTCAACGAATTGACTGGATTTAAACAGCATAAGGAAATAGCAGAACAAATGATGGCAATTATTGAAGAGGGTGAATAA
- a CDS encoding membrane protein, whose protein sequence is MKNFKILRFLDLFRIFFRLLGVDYNDLRRILQVKLTLDSRRASTILGGTTKKNDQDKNFFIRSLWFYAFMGLSLLVFFFVVDQFSVKMTIIFGIIMFLIVTTLISDFSSVLLDLRDKTFIATKPVTMKTLSMAKSIHVMIYLTYVTLAIAGPTLIAGLIVHGILFTLIYLVSLFLINLLIVVITTLVYLVILKFFNGEKLKDIINYVQIFLSVSVAISYQFVGRLFEVSDDQLTVAFQPQWWQYLIIPAWFSGPFEVIINHDYSIYYTSFTILAGLIPILSIFLYVKLIPSFEQHLQKLDSVERQSGKIKKDSIISKFICKKQSERTFYKFAGNMIKHERDFKLKVYPSLGISLILPFIFMFNQAHTFGFEQLRTTKIYFSIYFVIISVSTVIMVLEYSKNYKGSWIFRSAPIASVTPVIKGTLKASFVKLILPVFIIDSVAFGFIFGPKIIIDLIIVLLTMLILMVLIYRLMGWVIPFSQTYDLQKNQGGTAFLGILMIGLFAMIHFITTRFDYASIIYLVILLIATPLVWKFGLNISWKKVSQKREEKTIITKIDK, encoded by the coding sequence GTGAAAAATTTTAAGATACTACGTTTTCTAGACTTATTCAGAATCTTCTTTAGACTATTAGGTGTCGATTATAATGATTTGCGTCGGATTTTACAAGTTAAATTGACGCTTGATTCAAGACGTGCATCTACTATATTAGGTGGAACGACAAAGAAAAATGATCAGGATAAAAATTTCTTTATTAGGTCGTTATGGTTTTATGCATTTATGGGATTATCTTTATTAGTATTTTTCTTTGTCGTAGATCAATTCAGTGTTAAGATGACAATTATCTTTGGAATTATTATGTTTTTAATTGTGACAACTTTAATTTCCGATTTTTCTTCTGTATTGTTGGATCTTCGGGATAAAACATTTATAGCTACAAAGCCAGTCACTATGAAAACACTCAGTATGGCTAAAAGTATCCATGTTATGATCTATTTAACGTATGTAACACTCGCGATTGCAGGACCAACATTGATTGCTGGTCTAATCGTTCATGGCATCCTATTTACATTAATCTATTTAGTATCGCTGTTTTTAATAAACTTATTAATTGTTGTTATAACCACTTTAGTATACTTAGTTATTCTTAAGTTCTTCAATGGTGAGAAATTAAAGGATATTATTAATTATGTGCAAATTTTTCTATCTGTAAGCGTTGCGATTTCGTATCAATTTGTAGGACGTTTATTTGAGGTTAGTGATGATCAGTTAACTGTTGCATTTCAGCCACAATGGTGGCAATATTTAATTATACCAGCATGGTTCAGTGGCCCTTTTGAAGTCATTATTAATCACGATTATTCGATTTATTATACTTCGTTCACAATACTAGCAGGGCTAATTCCGATTTTATCGATTTTCTTATATGTAAAACTGATTCCTTCTTTTGAACAACATTTACAGAAGTTAGATTCGGTGGAAAGACAGAGTGGAAAAATCAAAAAAGATTCCATTATTTCAAAGTTTATATGTAAAAAACAAAGTGAACGTACGTTCTATAAGTTTGCAGGTAACATGATTAAACATGAGCGAGATTTTAAATTGAAGGTGTATCCTTCATTAGGAATCTCATTAATTCTGCCCTTTATTTTTATGTTTAATCAAGCTCATACATTTGGGTTTGAACAGTTAAGGACGACAAAAATCTATTTTAGTATCTACTTTGTCATCATATCGGTCTCAACAGTTATCATGGTACTCGAGTATTCAAAAAACTATAAGGGTTCTTGGATTTTCAGATCAGCTCCAATAGCTAGTGTCACTCCAGTTATTAAAGGAACACTAAAGGCTTCATTTGTTAAGTTAATTCTTCCGGTATTCATTATAGATAGTGTGGCCTTTGGTTTTATTTTTGGTCCAAAAATAATCATTGATTTGATAATTGTTCTCCTCACCATGTTGATCCTAATGGTATTGATTTACCGACTAATGGGGTGGGTGATTCCATTTTCACAGACGTATGACTTACAAAAAAATCAGGGTGGTACAGCATTTTTAGGAATCCTAATGATTGGATTATTTGCAATGATTCACTTCATTACAACGCGCTTTGATTATGCAAGTATCATTTACTTAGTAATCTTATTAATTGCTACACCGCTTGTGTGGAAATTCGGTCTTAATATAAGTTGGAAAAAAGTCAGTCAAAAACGTGAAGAAAAAACAATTATTACTAAAATAGATAAATAA
- a CDS encoding GGDEF domain-containing protein, whose amino-acid sequence MIEFKKYLIKNKEKWNKTMIRHYRNAVIISFIAEIIIYVGYHPEQLHIDYLYRYVLIPTLLLFLIMVLLNILLLIVPKAEDYLILSTGSIIITILAYINNTVTVLGIAYILPIIISIFYYEKSKVLFAFITNVTLFLFMNIYLFKYSSIFSLSNFVTSIVIMIVTILIARGMINEMKSIMRHIKIELETKQNLIAEKTMLEKSLKMDGLTNLYNHSTFQTELKKGINFSNTNRIPLGLAIIDIDDFKLINDTYGHQAGDRVIKQVADIIKNNISKNDLASRYGGEEYTIIMINHSNGEAIKRLETIRKKIEMHHSRNIDNHNVTVSIGYMEYSRSMTKDVFFEKTDRLLYEAKHSGKNKLVTK is encoded by the coding sequence ATGATTGAATTCAAGAAATATTTAATAAAAAATAAAGAAAAATGGAATAAAACTATGATTCGTCATTACAGAAATGCAGTCATTATTTCATTCATTGCTGAGATTATAATTTATGTAGGCTATCATCCTGAACAGTTACATATAGATTACTTATATCGATATGTGTTAATCCCTACTCTTCTTCTATTTCTTATTATGGTACTCTTAAATATATTGCTATTGATTGTACCTAAAGCAGAAGATTACCTGATCTTATCTACAGGAAGTATCATTATTACAATCCTAGCTTATATAAATAATACGGTCACTGTACTTGGCATTGCCTATATCTTACCGATTATTATCTCAATATTTTACTATGAAAAAAGCAAGGTACTTTTTGCATTCATTACGAATGTTACCCTCTTTTTATTTATGAACATTTATTTATTTAAATACTCTAGCATATTCTCATTATCTAATTTTGTTACAAGTATTGTGATTATGATTGTAACAATCCTTATTGCAAGAGGAATGATTAATGAAATGAAATCAATCATGAGACACATTAAAATAGAGCTCGAAACAAAGCAAAATTTAATAGCTGAAAAAACAATGTTGGAAAAAAGTTTAAAGATGGATGGCTTGACCAATCTATATAACCATTCTACATTTCAAACTGAATTGAAAAAAGGAATCAATTTTTCAAATACAAATCGAATCCCACTAGGTCTTGCGATCATAGATATAGACGATTTTAAATTAATAAATGATACCTACGGACACCAGGCAGGTGATCGCGTTATTAAACAGGTTGCCGATATTATAAAGAATAATATTTCGAAAAACGATTTAGCCTCACGATATGGTGGCGAAGAGTATACAATAATAATGATTAATCACTCGAATGGAGAAGCAATCAAACGCTTAGAGACCATTCGAAAAAAAATAGAAATGCATCATTCTAGAAATATTGACAATCACAATGTAACGGTAAGTATCGGCTATATGGAATATTCTAGGTCAATGACTAAGGATGTGTTTTTTGAAAAGACTGACCGTTTATTGTATGAGGCCAAACACTCTGGCAAAAATAAACTAGTCACAAAATAA